The following are from one region of the Magnetococcus sp. PR-3 genome:
- the lpxC gene encoding UDP-3-O-acyl-N-acetylglucosamine deacetylase, with amino-acid sequence MHYQRTLKNTVRCTGIGMHSGQKAYLSLSPAPESTGIVFRRTDLEGALVPAHVENVKDTRLCTTIANKDGVSISTIEHLLAAFAGMGVDNAYVDIDGPEVPIMDGSAAPFVFLLECAGIVDQQAPKRRIRIKETITVKDGDKIARFEPGEGFHLSFLLDYDHPVLKRQKVGISLNETAFVKEVSRARTFGFVKEVEYLQANGLAKGASLDNAIAIGDYQIINEDGLRYEDEFARHKLMDALGDLYLLGTPIIGKFVGERSGHALNNLLLKALLAQTHAWELVEGDPSSATARVVAAEPAHSMLARPATATS; translated from the coding sequence ATGCATTATCAACGAACATTGAAGAACACGGTTCGCTGCACAGGTATTGGCATGCATAGTGGGCAGAAGGCTTACCTGTCGCTAAGCCCCGCCCCTGAGAGCACGGGCATCGTGTTTCGTCGTACCGATCTGGAAGGTGCTTTGGTGCCTGCCCATGTCGAGAACGTCAAGGATACCCGCCTGTGCACCACCATCGCGAATAAAGATGGTGTGAGTATCTCAACCATTGAACATCTTTTGGCTGCCTTTGCCGGTATGGGTGTGGACAACGCCTATGTCGATATTGATGGACCAGAAGTCCCCATTATGGATGGCAGCGCTGCACCCTTTGTCTTTTTGCTGGAGTGTGCAGGGATTGTTGACCAACAAGCACCCAAACGGCGTATCCGCATCAAAGAGACCATTACGGTCAAAGATGGCGATAAAATTGCCCGCTTTGAACCGGGTGAGGGCTTTCATTTAAGCTTTCTTCTGGACTATGACCACCCTGTACTCAAGCGTCAAAAGGTTGGAATTAGCCTCAATGAAACGGCCTTCGTTAAAGAAGTCAGCCGGGCCCGCACCTTTGGTTTTGTTAAAGAAGTAGAATATCTTCAGGCTAATGGATTGGCCAAAGGAGCATCCTTAGATAACGCCATTGCCATTGGTGATTATCAAATTATTAACGAAGATGGGCTACGGTATGAAGATGAGTTTGCCCGCCATAAGTTAATGGATGCCCTTGGTGACCTCTACTTACTGGGGACCCCTATTATTGGTAAGTTTGTTGGGGAACGCTCTGGTCATGCACTGAATAATCTGCTGTTAAAGGCTCTGCTGGCCCAGACCCATGCTTGGGAACTGGTAGAAGGTGACCCCAGCTCAGCAACGGCCCGTGTGGTAGCGGCGGAGCCTGCCCACAGCATGCTGGCCCGACCTGCTACGGCAACCAGCTAA
- a CDS encoding DUF4390 domain-containing protein — MAWQLRIWKRTIQLYRPLFFRGSLLLLLFLPLFWLTACADRPIEEQIPVLESVEAVVRGDTLYARAKLSKAYKNTLKERLNTGQPVLVSYRFTLIKHNRWLPNYEFAAAQIQRRVKLHLITERYEMEDLTEEAISYTQEPSEALNFLSQPRYVPLAQSKTLDGLLVVAKPDQFADFILHSQFERHRQGVSRMFRVLFRMLTFWEPLTYDKTAEYQLQ, encoded by the coding sequence ATGGCTTGGCAACTACGCATTTGGAAGAGGACGATACAACTGTATCGTCCTCTTTTCTTTCGGGGCAGCCTACTACTACTGCTGTTTCTACCTCTCTTTTGGCTTACCGCGTGTGCAGACCGGCCCATTGAAGAGCAGATACCGGTGCTAGAGTCGGTTGAAGCTGTGGTGCGTGGGGATACGCTCTACGCCCGGGCCAAACTGAGCAAAGCCTATAAAAACACCCTTAAAGAACGCCTAAATACGGGCCAACCAGTTCTGGTAAGCTACCGTTTTACACTCATTAAGCATAATCGCTGGCTTCCTAACTATGAGTTTGCGGCAGCTCAAATTCAACGGCGCGTTAAACTTCATCTCATTACAGAACGCTATGAGATGGAAGATCTAACGGAAGAGGCCATAAGCTATACCCAGGAACCCTCTGAAGCGTTGAATTTTTTAAGCCAACCCCGTTATGTACCTTTGGCTCAATCCAAAACATTGGATGGTCTTTTGGTGGTGGCCAAACCTGATCAGTTTGCCGATTTTATTTTGCATAGTCAGTTTGAACGTCATCGCCAGGGGGTTTCACGCATGTTTCGGGTGCTCTTCCGCATGCTGACCTTCTGGGAACCTTTAACCTATGACAAAACGGCGGAGTACCAGCTGCAATGA
- a CDS encoding sensor histidine kinase, protein MNERRGKNSASPFSRWMLTILLLGVVVTSVVVGRGLYGSATVDGGGDYSAVFLILLYVNLFLVLTLGFLVIRNLSKLWLDRRRRMAGSQLRTRMVTLFVALSLFPTLVITLLSVELLNKGVDSWFSDQVSQALEKSLAVSRALYRENQRSVGHDAEDMIRNRIISSTFSLQGAEASSAALEVERQARQLDEIALIRGDGTHVSRAGELPQDPTPDLTVIAENSTRALMHTNDTGNIVRAYIRIGPDLFLVTGRYIDGQVLNHMETIESTYVDYNKLGASHGLLRGSHTITLILITLLLVLAAVWSGFRISETITEPITELVVGTRQVADGDLSVNLPVTGDDELATLMASFNAMTQRLAENQQALQASNNLLEDRRRFMAAVVGNISSGVISVDRDGAISLMNPAAGSLLGVEPTKSVGEHFEQVMPEPVLNPISSLLETAMTLEENSGEGGMSELSVQIMMNVNDRPRTLLARLTLPDRAGPGFIATFDDLTSVVHAQRSRAWSDVARRIAHEIKNPLTPIQLWAQRMRRRYLKPELNDLADWKVLDEGTESIIQQVEELKVLVDEFSTFARLPRPDMKKDSLPDTLREVMTLHDAEFKDLVVDIDVDDTIPAFPFDRAQVKQVVTNLVSNAVAAMEDDRALESSLSLSDLLVIRAFVAENGRGVYIQVEDNGPGIPPESQDRIFEPYFTTKKKGTGLGLAIVKKIIEDHGGRLWVKDAPNGGALVEFMLPLSGPKQLLVPEHGGQEENINAIPS, encoded by the coding sequence ATGAACGAGCGTCGGGGAAAAAACTCAGCTTCGCCTTTCAGTCGCTGGATGTTAACAATTCTACTACTGGGGGTTGTGGTCACCTCGGTGGTCGTCGGGCGGGGGCTCTACGGCAGTGCCACCGTTGATGGCGGTGGTGATTACAGCGCGGTCTTTCTGATTTTGCTCTACGTTAACCTGTTCCTGGTTTTAACGTTGGGTTTTTTGGTTATTCGTAACCTCTCCAAGCTGTGGCTGGATCGTAGACGGCGTATGGCGGGGTCACAGCTAAGAACCCGTATGGTTACGCTGTTTGTTGCGCTGTCGCTGTTCCCAACACTGGTGATTACCTTATTGTCGGTTGAGCTGTTGAATAAAGGGGTCGATAGCTGGTTTTCAGATCAGGTCTCACAAGCGCTGGAAAAATCATTGGCGGTCTCACGGGCACTTTATCGTGAGAATCAACGCTCTGTTGGGCACGATGCTGAGGATATGATTCGTAACCGTATTATCAGCTCAACCTTCTCTTTACAGGGTGCTGAAGCAAGTTCTGCAGCGTTGGAAGTTGAACGTCAGGCTAGGCAACTGGATGAGATTGCATTAATCCGGGGCGATGGCACCCATGTCTCCCGTGCGGGAGAACTTCCCCAAGACCCTACGCCCGATTTAACGGTGATTGCAGAAAACTCAACCCGTGCCCTCATGCACACCAATGATACCGGTAACATTGTTCGGGCCTATATACGCATTGGTCCTGATCTATTCTTGGTCACAGGACGCTATATCGATGGTCAGGTGCTTAACCATATGGAGACCATTGAATCCACCTATGTGGATTATAATAAATTAGGGGCATCTCACGGTCTGCTACGCGGTAGCCATACCATCACCTTAATTTTGATCACGCTGCTTCTGGTTTTAGCGGCTGTTTGGTCTGGTTTTCGTATCTCAGAGACCATTACTGAACCCATTACTGAACTGGTGGTGGGCACACGCCAAGTGGCCGATGGGGACCTGTCGGTCAACCTACCCGTAACTGGGGATGATGAGTTGGCGACTCTTATGGCCTCATTTAATGCCATGACCCAACGTCTGGCTGAGAACCAACAGGCTCTACAAGCCAGTAATAATCTTCTGGAAGATCGACGTCGGTTTATGGCCGCCGTGGTGGGCAACATCAGCTCAGGCGTGATCAGTGTTGACCGGGATGGCGCGATTTCACTGATGAACCCTGCGGCAGGGTCTCTATTAGGGGTGGAACCAACCAAAAGTGTTGGGGAACATTTTGAACAGGTCATGCCAGAGCCCGTGCTTAACCCTATTTCCAGCTTGCTGGAGACCGCCATGACTTTGGAAGAGAACAGTGGTGAAGGGGGGATGAGTGAGCTATCGGTACAGATCATGATGAATGTGAATGATCGCCCCCGTACACTGTTGGCCCGTTTAACCCTACCTGATCGGGCCGGACCAGGTTTTATTGCCACCTTTGATGACCTAACCTCAGTGGTGCATGCGCAACGCTCCAGGGCCTGGAGCGATGTTGCCCGACGTATTGCCCATGAGATCAAAAACCCGCTGACGCCTATCCAACTCTGGGCTCAACGTATGCGTCGACGCTATTTAAAACCTGAACTGAATGACTTGGCCGATTGGAAGGTTCTGGATGAGGGGACCGAATCGATCATTCAGCAGGTAGAAGAGCTTAAAGTATTGGTGGATGAGTTCTCCACCTTTGCCCGTTTACCCCGCCCGGATATGAAAAAAGACTCCCTACCCGACACCTTGCGTGAGGTCATGACCCTGCATGATGCCGAGTTTAAGGATCTGGTGGTTGACATTGATGTGGATGACACCATACCGGCTTTTCCGTTTGACCGAGCACAGGTCAAGCAGGTGGTTACCAACTTGGTCTCCAATGCCGTTGCCGCTATGGAGGATGACCGCGCACTAGAAAGCAGCCTGTCGCTATCAGATCTTCTTGTTATCCGAGCTTTTGTCGCAGAAAATGGACGAGGGGTCTACATTCAGGTGGAAGATAATGGCCCAGGTATTCCGCCAGAGAGCCAAGACCGAATTTTTGAACCCTATTTTACCACCAAGAAAAAGGGAACTGGTCTTGGGCTGGCCATCGTCAAAAAGATTATTGAAGACCATGGCGGTCGCCTGTGGGTAAAAGATGCCCCAAATGGCGGTGCCTTAGTAGAATTCATGCTGCCCCTATCGGGCCCTAAACAACTCCTGGTGCCTGAACATGGTGGCCAAGAAGAGAACATAAACGCGATACCATCATGA
- a CDS encoding sigma-54-dependent transcriptional regulator, producing MSHTVLIVDDEPSIRTSLRGILEDESYTVFEASSAEEALTTLAETPVSAIMLDIWMEGMDGIEALRCIKDMEGAKSVDLPSHNREAPVIMMSGHGTIDTAVQATRLGAYDFLEKPLSLDRVLLLLDRAIRELGLRRQNRALQARMDHVDELVGSSKAMQRLEGQIQRVAPTEGWVLINGEIGSGKEVVARRIHALSRRANGPFIGVNSATIPDERIETALFGQGGSSSDGDRRGLLEEGHQGTLFLDEIGDMSLPAQARILRLLQEQRFERVGGGPMIQVDVRVIAATNRDLSKEMAEGRFREDLFYRLNVVPLDVPPLRDRTEDIPDLVRHFLHSQAGMGSHDRTFTKEAIDLLTAYRWPGNVRELRNLVERLAIMAPQPEIGADDLPRFVAPQRETGKNCPETGPIAELMASENLREAREQFEILYLEAKLKAHEGNISRTAEAVGMQRTAFHRKLKTLGITT from the coding sequence ATGAGTCATACCGTACTAATTGTTGATGATGAACCCTCTATCCGCACCTCTTTGCGGGGGATTCTTGAAGATGAATCCTATACCGTCTTTGAGGCATCCAGCGCTGAAGAAGCCTTAACCACGCTGGCTGAAACACCGGTTTCGGCCATCATGCTTGATATTTGGATGGAAGGCATGGATGGGATTGAGGCCCTGCGCTGTATCAAAGATATGGAGGGCGCCAAATCGGTTGATCTTCCCAGTCACAACCGTGAAGCACCGGTTATTATGATGTCAGGCCATGGCACCATTGATACCGCGGTGCAAGCAACCCGCCTGGGTGCTTACGACTTTCTAGAAAAACCACTCTCGTTGGACCGGGTCTTGTTACTTCTAGATCGGGCCATTCGGGAGCTGGGTCTACGCCGGCAAAACCGTGCTTTACAGGCACGCATGGACCATGTAGATGAACTGGTAGGCAGCTCCAAAGCCATGCAACGGCTGGAAGGACAGATCCAGCGTGTGGCCCCCACTGAGGGCTGGGTATTAATAAACGGTGAAATTGGATCAGGCAAGGAGGTTGTTGCCCGCCGTATTCACGCCTTATCCAGACGTGCAAATGGTCCTTTTATTGGCGTAAACTCGGCCACCATACCTGATGAGCGTATTGAGACCGCCCTTTTTGGCCAAGGGGGTAGCAGCAGTGATGGTGACCGACGAGGTTTGTTGGAGGAGGGTCACCAAGGCACACTGTTTTTGGATGAGATTGGTGATATGTCGCTGCCAGCTCAAGCGCGTATTCTACGCCTGCTCCAGGAACAGCGTTTTGAGCGGGTGGGCGGTGGTCCAATGATTCAGGTTGATGTACGGGTTATTGCCGCAACCAACCGGGATCTGAGTAAAGAGATGGCGGAAGGTCGCTTTAGGGAAGACCTGTTTTATCGTCTAAATGTTGTACCCCTGGATGTCCCCCCTCTACGTGATCGTACCGAAGATATTCCAGATCTGGTCCGGCACTTTCTACACAGCCAAGCAGGGATGGGTTCCCACGACCGCACCTTTACGAAAGAGGCTATCGACCTACTTACAGCGTATCGTTGGCCGGGTAATGTACGGGAATTGCGTAACCTAGTCGAGCGCCTTGCCATTATGGCCCCCCAACCTGAAATTGGGGCAGATGATCTGCCACGCTTTGTAGCCCCCCAACGGGAAACCGGTAAAAACTGCCCAGAGACCGGCCCCATTGCCGAGCTTATGGCCAGTGAGAACCTAAGGGAAGCCCGAGAGCAGTTTGAGATCCTCTATCTGGAAGCCAAGCTTAAAGCGCATGAAGGTAATATTTCTCGAACAGCAGAAGCTGTAGGCATGCAGAGAACAGCTTTCCACCGCAAACTCAAGACATTGGGCATTACAACCTAA
- a CDS encoding ABC transporter ATP-binding protein yields the protein MEEQLQVINAAVSYGEDPVVHGVNFTLKPGHIGCLLGPSGCGKTSLLRAIAGFEPLSQGEIRLRGGVVSQPGQTTPPEKRRVGMVFQDFALFPHLNVEQNIGFGLRHLSRKEKNERVRTLLALVELTEHGKHHPHQLSGGQQQRVALARAIAPKPEILLLDEPFSSMDTELREQLARDIRRVLKEDGVTAILVTHDQHEAFTMADEIGVLGEGTLRQWDSAYGLYHRPHDPMVADFIGQGVMLPGVVQGREGIKTSLGLITGPVQEHFTDGSAVQILIRPDDLIHDDHSSMQLPVVERAFRGSNYLYTLKTPADERVLCMVQSSHDHAIGDAIGVYLDVAHLALFEG from the coding sequence ATGGAAGAACAGTTACAGGTTATCAATGCGGCGGTAAGTTATGGTGAAGATCCGGTGGTGCATGGGGTGAATTTCACCTTAAAACCGGGTCATATCGGCTGTCTGCTTGGGCCTAGTGGTTGCGGGAAAACCTCCTTGCTACGGGCCATTGCTGGCTTTGAGCCGCTCTCTCAAGGGGAGATTCGTCTACGGGGGGGGGTAGTCTCTCAGCCTGGTCAAACAACCCCGCCTGAAAAACGCCGGGTAGGGATGGTCTTTCAGGATTTTGCGCTCTTCCCACACTTAAATGTAGAACAGAATATTGGCTTTGGGCTAAGGCACCTAAGCCGCAAGGAAAAAAATGAAAGGGTCAGGACGCTCTTAGCGTTGGTGGAGTTGACCGAGCATGGTAAACATCACCCCCATCAACTCTCAGGTGGGCAGCAACAGCGTGTGGCTTTAGCCCGTGCCATTGCGCCCAAGCCTGAAATTTTATTGTTGGATGAACCCTTCTCCAGTATGGATACCGAGTTGCGCGAGCAGCTGGCCAGGGATATTCGCCGGGTGCTTAAGGAGGATGGTGTAACCGCTATTTTGGTTACCCATGATCAGCATGAGGCCTTCACCATGGCGGATGAAATTGGTGTGCTGGGGGAGGGGACCCTACGGCAGTGGGATAGCGCCTACGGGCTATACCACCGCCCACATGATCCTATGGTGGCAGACTTTATTGGCCAAGGTGTGATGTTACCGGGGGTGGTGCAGGGGCGTGAAGGAATTAAAACCTCTTTGGGTTTGATCACCGGTCCCGTTCAGGAGCATTTTACCGACGGATCAGCGGTGCAGATACTTATTCGGCCAGATGATCTGATTCATGATGATCATAGTAGCATGCAGTTGCCGGTCGTGGAGCGTGCCTTCCGTGGCTCTAACTATCTCTACACCTTAAAAACCCCTGCAGATGAGCGGGTTCTATGTATGGTGCAGAGCAGCCATGATCATGCCATTGGGGATGCCATCGGCGTTTACCTGGATGTGGCGCATCTGGCGCTGTTTGAAGGCTAA
- a CDS encoding ABC transporter permease has translation MPPSAKLATVTSGLNGWSISTSSIAVLLALPVLVVTGYLFIPAGEVWTHLVDTVLKDYVENSLLLMLGVAIGTLILGVGTAWLASMCQFPGRNIFEWALLLPLAMPAYIIAYTYTGVLDFSGPIQTFIRELTGLGYREYWFPEVRSLEGAAIMLTLVLYPYVYLLTRATFLNQSLCVMDVSRTLGNGPWRTFFTVALPLARPAIVAGLSLALMETLADYGTVQYFGVNTFTTGIFRTWYGLDSAPAAAQLSAVLLLFVFTLILLERHSRKRNRYHQTSQRHQDLRRINLQGWAKWGALLFCGGAVLLGFLLPAGQLAVWAFTVAEDPFEGPFLELIVNTLMLGGVASLLALLLALFLGYGQRLNRKSRLIGFMVRLAGMGYAVPGTVIAVGVIIPFAWLDNTVDSWMRDQFDLSTGLLLSGTLVALVFAYMVRFLAVSLQTVETGLGRIKPSLDEAARSLGYGSGAILGQVHLPILKGSLLTALLLVFVDVLKELPATLILRPFNFNTLAVRAYELASDERLADAAPASLAIVAVGIIPVVLLSLSITKSRHSKS, from the coding sequence ATGCCCCCAAGTGCTAAGCTTGCAACGGTTACCTCAGGTTTAAATGGCTGGTCCATTAGTACATCCAGTATTGCGGTGCTGCTGGCACTCCCTGTTCTTGTGGTAACGGGCTATCTGTTTATTCCGGCGGGTGAAGTTTGGACACATCTGGTTGATACTGTTTTAAAAGACTATGTTGAGAACTCCCTGCTGCTTATGTTGGGTGTTGCCATTGGGACCTTAATTCTGGGGGTGGGCACAGCCTGGTTGGCCTCTATGTGTCAATTCCCCGGCCGTAATATCTTTGAGTGGGCTCTGTTGTTACCGCTGGCCATGCCCGCCTATATCATTGCCTATACCTATACAGGTGTGTTGGATTTTAGTGGCCCCATTCAAACCTTCATCCGGGAGTTGACCGGCCTGGGCTACCGGGAGTACTGGTTTCCTGAGGTCCGCTCCTTAGAAGGTGCGGCCATTATGCTGACACTGGTGCTCTACCCCTATGTCTATCTACTGACCCGCGCGACTTTTCTTAACCAATCTCTCTGTGTCATGGATGTCAGCCGTACACTGGGCAACGGTCCGTGGCGTACTTTCTTTACCGTGGCGCTGCCGTTGGCTCGACCGGCCATTGTTGCGGGTCTCTCCCTCGCGCTTATGGAAACCTTAGCGGACTATGGGACCGTTCAATATTTTGGGGTCAACACCTTTACCACTGGTATTTTTAGAACCTGGTATGGTCTGGACAGCGCACCAGCGGCGGCCCAGCTTTCAGCTGTATTGCTGCTTTTTGTCTTCACTTTGATCCTTTTGGAAAGACACAGCCGTAAACGTAACCGTTATCACCAAACCAGCCAGCGTCATCAAGATCTCCGGCGAATAAACCTGCAGGGGTGGGCCAAGTGGGGGGCTTTGCTCTTTTGTGGTGGGGCGGTACTTTTAGGCTTTTTGTTGCCGGCGGGTCAGTTGGCTGTTTGGGCCTTTACGGTCGCTGAAGATCCTTTTGAAGGGCCTTTTCTTGAGTTAATTGTGAATACGCTCATGTTGGGTGGGGTGGCCTCTCTTTTAGCGCTGCTTTTGGCACTGTTTTTAGGCTATGGGCAGCGTTTAAACCGGAAAAGTCGTTTGATCGGTTTTATGGTGCGGTTGGCAGGAATGGGGTATGCCGTGCCAGGTACGGTGATCGCGGTGGGGGTGATTATTCCCTTTGCCTGGTTGGATAATACTGTAGATAGCTGGATGCGTGATCAGTTTGACCTTTCAACGGGGCTATTGCTTAGCGGTACGTTGGTCGCTTTGGTTTTTGCCTACATGGTTCGGTTTCTTGCGGTTTCCTTACAAACGGTTGAGACCGGTCTGGGGAGAATAAAACCCAGTTTGGATGAAGCTGCCCGCTCCTTGGGCTATGGGTCTGGTGCTATTTTGGGGCAGGTACATTTGCCGATCCTTAAAGGATCTCTGCTTACCGCGCTATTGTTGGTCTTTGTGGATGTGCTTAAAGAGCTACCAGCAACTTTGATTTTGCGTCCGTTCAACTTTAATACCCTGGCGGTAAGGGCCTATGAGTTGGCATCTGATGAGCGGTTGGCCGATGCGGCTCCAGCCTCCTTGGCCATTGTGGCAGTGGGGATTATTCCCGTTGTTCTGCTTAGTCTCTCCATTACAAAATCCCGACATAGCAAGTCGTAG
- a CDS encoding Fe(3+) ABC transporter substrate-binding protein, whose protein sequence is MLPVKRLALTAVAAFSLIQPMAAQASGEVNLYSARKEKLIKPLLDRFTHETGITVNLVTGKADALLKRLKSEGRNSPADVLITTDAGRLHRAKAAGVTQAFDSAKLKKVVPEAYRDQGDHWYGLSLRARPIMYVKGRVNPAELSSYEGLADAKWKGRICIRSSSNIYNQSLIASMVAADGIEKVEAWAKALVGNFARPPKGGDRDQIKGAVAGQCDVAVANTYYLAGMLTGKDAKQKAIAEKMVVFWPNQDGRGAHVNVSGAALTSASKNKANGIKLIEFLASKKSQHWYAEKNGEFPVRHDVAESATLHGWGKFKADTLNLSKLGELNPDAVKLMDRAGWK, encoded by the coding sequence ATGTTACCCGTGAAACGTTTGGCCTTAACCGCTGTTGCGGCTTTTTCTCTAATCCAGCCCATGGCGGCTCAGGCTTCCGGTGAAGTAAACCTTTACTCTGCCCGTAAAGAAAAACTGATCAAGCCTCTGCTGGATCGTTTTACCCATGAGACGGGTATTACCGTCAATTTGGTTACGGGTAAGGCTGATGCACTGCTCAAGCGTTTAAAAAGTGAAGGTCGCAACTCTCCTGCGGATGTGCTGATCACTACCGATGCTGGGCGTCTGCACCGAGCAAAAGCGGCAGGGGTAACCCAGGCTTTTGATTCAGCCAAGTTAAAAAAGGTGGTACCTGAGGCCTACCGTGACCAAGGTGATCATTGGTACGGCTTAAGCTTGCGTGCGCGCCCCATTATGTATGTAAAAGGTCGGGTTAACCCTGCGGAGCTTTCCTCTTATGAAGGCTTGGCCGATGCTAAATGGAAGGGACGTATCTGCATTCGTTCTTCCAGCAACATCTATAATCAATCCCTCATCGCCTCTATGGTGGCGGCGGATGGTATTGAAAAGGTAGAGGCTTGGGCCAAAGCATTGGTAGGTAACTTTGCACGTCCCCCCAAAGGTGGTGATCGTGACCAGATCAAGGGTGCTGTGGCAGGCCAGTGTGATGTGGCGGTTGCCAACACCTACTACTTGGCGGGTATGTTGACCGGTAAGGATGCCAAGCAGAAAGCTATTGCAGAGAAAATGGTCGTCTTCTGGCCCAACCAAGATGGCCGGGGTGCCCACGTGAATGTATCTGGCGCCGCATTGACCAGCGCCTCTAAAAATAAAGCCAATGGGATCAAGTTGATCGAATTTTTGGCTTCTAAAAAATCTCAGCACTGGTATGCCGAGAAAAATGGTGAATTCCCTGTACGTCATGATGTCGCAGAGAGTGCCACCCTGCACGGCTGGGGTAAGTTTAAGGCCGATACCCTTAACTTAAGCAAGTTGGGTGAGTTAAACCCCGATGCGGTAAAGTTGATGGATCGTGCTGGCTGGAAATAA
- a CDS encoding NAD(P)H-dependent glycerol-3-phosphate dehydrogenase: protein MSEQMQKQPAVAVIGAGSWGTALASLLAGKLDQVTLWAREPEIVAGINQTHHNPIYVSDLTLPNNLVAQGNLAHVAANHDVLVMVVPTQFCRGVLAQLKPHVKPDVTFVSATKGVETANLALISEIFEQIFDAAIAKRTCYLSGPSFAREVIAGQPVAVSMAGMDQTALEAMQGLFFFPHFRTYSTDDVVGVELGGALKNIIAIAAGISDGLGYGAGARAALITRGLAEIARLGRVYGAKQETFAGLSGMGDLLMTASSTLSRNYTTGHRLGQGESLDVIRDSSKEVAEGVKTTESTWQLAQQHGVEMPITQAVHAILFEDIPPHVVVTKLLNRDMKTESA from the coding sequence ATGTCTGAGCAGATGCAAAAACAGCCCGCTGTGGCGGTGATTGGTGCAGGCTCATGGGGTACGGCTTTGGCCAGTTTGTTGGCGGGGAAGCTGGATCAGGTCACCCTGTGGGCGCGAGAGCCTGAAATTGTTGCTGGCATTAATCAGACGCACCATAACCCGATTTATGTTTCAGATCTCACGCTTCCCAACAATTTGGTGGCACAGGGTAATCTGGCCCATGTGGCAGCCAACCATGATGTCTTGGTTATGGTGGTACCCACACAATTTTGCCGTGGGGTGTTGGCCCAGCTAAAACCACATGTCAAGCCTGACGTGACCTTTGTTTCAGCCACCAAAGGGGTAGAAACAGCGAACTTGGCACTTATTTCTGAAATTTTTGAACAGATTTTTGATGCGGCTATTGCCAAGCGTACCTGTTATCTCTCGGGTCCTTCCTTTGCACGGGAGGTCATTGCGGGTCAGCCAGTGGCTGTCTCTATGGCAGGTATGGACCAGACCGCTTTGGAAGCGATGCAGGGGCTGTTTTTTTTCCCCCATTTTCGAACCTACAGTACAGATGATGTGGTGGGGGTCGAGCTGGGTGGTGCGTTAAAAAATATTATCGCCATTGCCGCAGGTATTAGTGATGGATTGGGGTATGGGGCAGGGGCCCGTGCAGCATTGATTACCCGTGGTTTGGCTGAGATCGCCCGTTTGGGGCGGGTGTATGGCGCCAAACAGGAGACCTTTGCAGGGCTGTCCGGCATGGGGGATCTGTTAATGACCGCTTCTTCCACCCTCTCACGTAACTACACCACGGGCCATCGCCTGGGCCAAGGGGAGAGTCTGGATGTTATTCGAGATAGCTCCAAAGAGGTCGCTGAAGGTGTAAAAACCACCGAGAGCACCTGGCAGTTGGCCCAGCAACATGGGGTGGAAATGCCCATTACTCAAGCGGTACATGCGATCTTGTTTGAAGATATTCCCCCCCATGTGGTGGTGACCAAACTTTTGAATCGGGATATGAAAACAGAGTCTGCTTAA